The Xiphophorus maculatus strain JP 163 A chromosome 5, X_maculatus-5.0-male, whole genome shotgun sequence nucleotide sequence GTCACTGCTGCAAAAGCTGGCTGTGTCCAAGAagattaatggaaagttgagtggaaggtaAAAGTTTGAAAGCAACCTTCATTTTTCAAGcttagctgtttttgtttttgttttgtttttctcacacaGGTGTTTTTCAACAGTTCATGTGTAATAAGTAGCCTTAAGAGTGAGACTTCTTGCTTTTAGTGACAAGGTCATTGTAGAAAAAACCTTAtggatgaaaaggaaaaaatgtcagatttgtttttttttatttaaatggcaataagattaaaaacagtTCTGTGACCAATGTGTTACACTTATGTTTGGTCTTCATTAGAAGCATTGTTTGTTATTTCATACACTCCTGTTTTGCATTATAGTAACAAGTTGATTAATTGGGCCTCTGATGGTGTAATGGTGGAACAGGGAACTCATACAGAGGCTGTCCTCGAGTTTCAGATAAGGACTTATGCTGCATGTTTCACCCCGTTCTTTTTACGTCTCTGTCCTGTCTGAACTTTCCAAATAAAAGTCTCTGATGCCACAAAACCAGCACTAGGTTTTGTGATTGAACACACTTCCCTCCACCAATCACTactcaaaaaagaaataacatcaaactgtcagaaatatttttaaaaatatatatatttttaaaaccatttaattagacaaataaaataaaaaacaataccTTAAGAAGTTAATATGTTAACTTATGTTCAGGAGCAGGGCTTCCCTCCAGCACTGCTCTAATTACCCAGCAGTCTCTTTGTAACCATTTAACTCAGCCTTCACTGTCAGCCATGTTGTTTCAGTCCCAACCCTCCCTCACCCTTCACTGGACATCTCTTCATCTCTCCTCATCCCTTCTTATCCCTCTCATCCTAATATCTACTTTCTATTATCATTTTCATCCAGTCCTCTTTGTTTCATGTCCCATCTGGTTGGTCCTACATCGGCTCAGGAAAAGGTCATTTCCCGAAGACTTCTTCCTCACGCTGAGTCTTTTCCTCCTAAGCCTTTAACAACAAGTTGCCCCAGATGACCCATCTCCAAACCCAGTCCATCATTTCAACTCATATTACTGTGCTGTGGTCTTCTTTGCTAGTGAATTACGTAAAGCATTAAGCTTCATGCATAAGAAGGAAAACACTTTCTTGCGTGAAATAACAGAGGTattgcaacttttaaaaaacagtaaGGCAAATCCCATTGAAGAGTTTGAGGGAGAGTCACAAGACATGGAAAGTGGGGTGCAGTGTAGTTTTTGAaggaaattactgaaataaatttacttttcattgatatttcaaattattttagatgCCCTGCCAAAAGAAGACAAGAATAAATGACCAGGTACCCAAAATACCTCAACTTAAATGTCACCCAGCTCTTTAAaattagatcttttttttctgagtatTTTAGTGAGAGCAAAGTAGCTCAGATTTTGGCAAATattaacatgtatttttttccaggaTGTTGCtaatctctgtttttctcttagTTAATAATGTACTGCTCTTTTGTATCGGTTCAAAGATTTTTGTTATAAAGCCTGGGTCGGTTAGCTACTGAGGCAATTGGAGTACGTCTGCTTTATTAAACATAACGCCCCAACAATAATTTCTTATTGCTTTTGAAATGTCCCTGTTGAATTCAACTTTTGAAATGCATGTGACCAAACTGGATCTTAAAAATCTCACACTGACCTTTCAGCTATTCCATTTCACAACAAACTCATGAAAACAACAGATGGCTCTGTTGGTCAGTGGGAGTTCATCTTGAACGCGCTGTGTGAGTACATGTAAAAGTGGGATTGAAATTGCTTAGTGCTCTTCACATAGCAGATTTGCAGGGCGCTAGACAGCTGATTAAAAGAGCCAAAAGCTGCTAAATATGGCAGAGAGGACTCataaaactttgacatttgCATCACCCGACCTTTCATGTATGCGCCTCACTCACCACAGCACCAAGAAGATGATTAATGTCAGACCTACgtaaaagttttcagaaatcTTATGCATCTTCCCAATATGTATGTTTCTTTTCAGTTCTCAAGCTCGACGTATCGATTGAtatttaatgttaataaaacaatgaCAACAAAGTGAAGTTAGTCAAACGAGGTTTAACAATTTGAATCGGAGTAGCCGTCTACTCTGAGGTTGGAGTCATGGAAATAAGTTGACCTTCAATTCATCAACTaatcaaactaaaagaaatgcTTATGTTGCATTTTGGAGCATGAAAGGCCGTTTTGAATTCATACCACTTGGACTGTAATGAATTTAAGATTAGACTTTGACTCCAGATGCAAATTAGCTTATGCTCTTggtgacatttatgtttgagttGTACATTGtacctttcaaataaagtttattattgtTAGCTTATTTATTACTATACAACACCCTTCCTTTTTGAGCCTTCCAGTGACGGTCTTCCTTCAGTGCTTATTACTGACCTGCAGCATTACACAAGTGCACTTCAGCTGGAAGTTATGAACTGCTGTCTAGTCATTTTCCTTCAGGATTCATGATTCCATCAATTAGGCTATAAAAATATTCGCCCTGGGGATCTACAGTATTTTATCCTctttattacttttacaaatcaatctcAATCAATAAAACTTGGCTTTCTTGACCcacacaaaaaaggagaagCCTTCAACGTCAAAgttaaaactgatttctacaaaataatgacaactaaatacaaattatattacataaaataaggCGTTGCATAaattcaacagaggtccagcCAGTTGGTGCTAGTATTCCACTTACTGTGAAATAGGAGAAATGGAGATCACCTAAGTGATTGTAGTATAAAGACGTCTGTGTCTTGATACTGGAAGGTTCATTCACTGTTTCATCATTATTGCTggccagacaaaaaaaaaaaaaaacactccaagcaaatcagagaaaatgcTACTGAAAATATAAGTCGGGGGATGGAAACAACCTTCTCTAAAGCACTGAACATATCAGACAccaaacactgcacatcaccacAAACAGTCCATGTGGGGATGGAGTGTCTGAGGAGAAGAGCTGGCAGAGGTTGAACAGTTTAGCAGGAAGAGCGGAGGAAAACTGCTGCGCCTGCATGCAGCCTGATGGAGACCTGTCCACACAGACTGTGTGCTGCGGAAGGCGCATCTACTAAATACTGACTTGAAGGTGGTGAATGTTCATGCAATCActtatttaatgtttcatatttttatttaattgtcatCACTTTTCAAGaactcattttttaatttgacattaagggttttttctgtcaaaaataaaaatgtttaatcagaATTGATTTATAAAAGCAATATAAAGGGCAAAAACAGTTCAGGTTCTGACAATTATCCTTTCTTCTTATTAAAAtcaggtcagattttttttttttttttttttttttttgattctaCAAGCAATTAAAGCTTTAAATGAAATAAGAGGAAGTCAGTTTTGCAGCTGGCCTGGTCAAACCCAGCAGGTTATGTGCTTGTGTGGATCAACAGACagaataaaatactgaaaaaaaacattttaatcacacTAATTACAACTTTAGCACGagtaattttataaataaaaataaaaaaatcccgCCAAACAAACCATATGGTTGAAATTGTACAAAACAGTGAGAATTAATGTTACATCCTTTATTTCCTTAAAGCGCTCCCCATTCCCCACAGTCTTCTTACTAATATATTAAcccaataaaatttaaaagtcaCTGTCACTGATTTATCCATACATAGAAATAAAGATTGGTTATAAAAACGTTGCCGTTTTAGCGGAGATTAGTTATAAGCTGAATGTTTGAGTGAATGAGATCTCTGTCAACGTTTGggcttgaatttcttttttaagggATTTTATGGAGAAGCTGCTGGGAGAGGAGCCTCCTGAGCTGAGCCACCTCCTGAGACAAACTGCTGATGTGCGACTTCAGACTCACATCTCCTCCTGCTGAGAGCTTCCTGTTTGACTTCTGAAGAAACGAGGAGTCACCAAGTCCACAGGACGAGTCCcggacctgctgctgctgctcacaccCATAAGGAGGCTGGACCGCGGCCTGACCAGTCCATCCCACCTGCGGGACTGTTTTTACCTGGATGTTCGGCTCCACCATGGCTACAGGTGGGCCAGCAGGTCTGCTATCAGGTGATGAAGACATCCTCCCGTCGGGTGGACTTTTGAACCGGAGCTTGTGTGGGAGGTTCCTCAGACCGTCGGATGAGTCTGCTCTCCCGCTCGCTGCCTCACACACCCGTGGATGCTGTGTTGGTGGAGGCCTGACCCACTCATCCAGTGTGTCATCATTAAACCCAGTGCTGTCTGCCTGTGGGACACATGGACGGATGCTGGAGTCTCTACTGCCAGTCTGTGGAGACGTTTCTGTCCAGACACCCTGCACAGGCTGGGTGTGGTGGGTGTTGTAGTATGAGAGGCCATCGGTGTTACTGGGGGTCAAACTGGGTGGTGTGGACAATGGCAGGATGGACACATCAGACGGGTCCTTGACCATCCCGAAGTGAAACTTGAGGGCCAACACCTCGGCCTTCAGGCGAGCGTTCTCCTCCAGCAGACCCAGGACCCTGCGCTCTAGCACCATGTCGTTTGCCCGCCTCTTCTCCCTGGACCTCTTGGCCGCCTCgttgtttttccttctcttgTCCCAGTAGTTTTCGTCTTTCCTCTCACTGGGGGTGAACTCACGCTTGCGACGCACACCGTCGCCGTTACTCTCATCGAAACCTGCTGCAGCAATCTCCTCTGGACTGGCAAGGCTCTCCTGAAACTCCAGTCCGAAGGAGCGGGGCTCGTATGTCTGCATTTTGAggttggaaacatttttctcaacgTAGGATtcagaactagaaccagaaccagaacctggtcgTCCATGATCTACAGACTCTGCATGGGGCAGAGGGGGCATCACGTCAAAAACAGGACCCAGAGCTGCCATGTTCAAACTGGACTGCTCGGTTAGGGCTCCACCTAGAGGCgacaaacacaaatgcatgaTGTGAGAATTACAGCGAGAGCCAAAGGTGCCACAAccaagcaaataaataaaactttaaataaatagaaaatatattgaGTCAATTTATCAAACAGATAATTAAACACtgtataaattattaattaaaacttGATTTCAACATGTCTCCCATTCTACAGctcataaaaaatacataaccatgtactttaaaaattacatttaatacattttggtGGAATAGATATAAATAATTAAGtaagcaaaaagtaaaaatcaaatcGTTATTCATAGCATATATTAAATTAATGAGATATGTGCTTCCAGCTGTATTTAAAGGATTTTGTTTataaatagttatttatttttgccattttggtCCTTGACAACATCATCtattaggcaaaaaaaaaaaaaaattaaaagttaaatattagaTAAGAGCATTAGGTAAAAGCATGCCATAAGTAAACCTTAGACTTTATGTGCCAAttcaaataataacaaaaagttCATAAGCATCCCGATCAGTTAGTGTAAATTCACAATTAGGTATGGCAATAAAAATCCTGAATTCTCCCCACAACTGAATATGTTGCCTTAAATCAGaaactttgtttcatttcagataAATAAGAAGGAAAACCCCCTCAGTGacacagagagaagagaaaCTCTGACTTACCTCTTCTCTAAAACTTTATGAGGATGAAAACCCGAAGCCTTGCAAGTCGTGTGGCTGTTTGAGCCCCTCAGAGTCCTGCATCTCTCTGgcatctcctcctccagcagcgGCAGCTGCTGGTTCGTCTGGGGTCGGATCCTCACCCTGAATAACCTCCTCCCTTTTCCCTCCACTCCTCCTCCGCCTCTACATGACGGGAAGCCAGCTGGACCAAAAGAGAACTGCCACCATCTATGAACTGCATTCATAGAAAGAAAAGACTGCATTATGCTTATGAAATTATGCTGCTATGTGATAACAACTACGCatgaaaatgtgctaaaaaggggaatatgttattttattgtttgttgttgAAAGTCACTTTATGTGAATCACCATCAGTGCATTTCTCCAACTCacaaactgacttaaaacagtGGGATTTGACtctagttttctgtttttctcatgttatgGTTGTTTTAATAAGCAGAGGTCAAAGAGTAAAGCTTTGATTCCTcaaggcatttatttaaattggttgttGCAAGATGGTACTATATAAGCC carries:
- the LOC102229057 gene encoding uncharacterized protein LOC102229057 — protein: MAALGPVFDVMPPLPHAESVDHGRPGSGSGSSSESYVEKNVSNLKMQTYEPRSFGLEFQESLASPEEIAAAGFDESNGDGVRRKREFTPSERKDENYWDKRRKNNEAAKRSREKRRANDMVLERRVLGLLEENARLKAEVLALKFHFGMVKDPSDVSILPLSTPPSLTPSNTDGLSYYNTHHTQPVQGVWTETSPQTGSRDSSIRPCVPQADSTGFNDDTLDEWVRPPPTQHPRVCEAASGRADSSDGLRNLPHKLRFKSPPDGRMSSSPDSRPAGPPVAMVEPNIQVKTVPQVGWTGQAAVQPPYGCEQQQQVRDSSCGLGDSSFLQKSNRKLSAGGDVSLKSHISSLSQEVAQLRRLLSQQLLHKIP